Proteins found in one Pyrus communis chromosome 15, drPyrComm1.1, whole genome shotgun sequence genomic segment:
- the LOC137717205 gene encoding peroxidase 43: MALVLALAFVFLVGLSQADGQLMVGFYGETCPEAESIVRTVVRDAFLSDANTAAVLLRLHFHDCFVQGCDGSILIEDGANAERHAFGHQGVGGFEVIEKAKSQLEAACQGVVSCADIVALAARDAIALAGGPAYEVGTGRRDGVVSNMSLADDMPDVSDSIQQLKAKFMRKGLTEKDLVLLTAAHTIGTTACFFLTRRLYNFFPGGGSDPSINPNLLPQLKQRCPQNGDVNVRLPIDEGSEQTFDLHILQNIRNGFAVLESDAKLNEDAMTRSIMDSYFPLFNIPFGPSFEADFIESILKMGQISVKTGFQGVIRRNCGRF; the protein is encoded by the exons ATGGCATTggttttggctttggcttttgTCTTTCTGGTTGGTCTATCTCAGGCTGACGGGCAGCTTATGGTGGGTTTCTACGGCGAAACATGCCCCGAAGCCGAGTCCATTGTTCGTACCGTTGTTAGAGATGCCTTTCTCTCCGATGCCAATACTGCAGCAGTCTTGCTCCGACTCCATTTTCACGACTGCTTCGTCCAG GGGTGTGATGGTTCAATTCTTATTGAGGATGGTGCAAACGCGGAGAGACATGCATTTGGTCACCAAGGCGTTGGGGGATTCGAAGTCATAGAGAAAGCCAAGTCACAGTTGGAGGCTGCATGCCAAGGCGTTGTTTCTTGTGCAGACATTGTGGCCTTGGCAGCTAGAGATGCTATAGCCTTG GCTGGTGGCCCTGCTTATGAAGTGGGTACAGGTCGAAGAGATGGTGTGGTATCAAATATGTCTCTGGCTGACGATATGCCGGATGTCAGTGATTCAATCCAACAACTCAAGGCTAAGTTTATGCGGAAGGGTCTCACAGAAAAAGACCTTGTCCTTCTCACTG CTGCTCATACAATTGGGACGACAGCATGCTTCTTTTTAACAAGAAGGCTCTACAACTTCTTCCCAGGAGGGGGATCTGATCCAAGCATCAACCCTAACCTCCTCCCTCAACTGAAACAAAGGTGCCCTCAAAACGGCGATGTCAACGTCCGGCTGCCGATCGACGAAGGAAGCGAGCAAACATTCGACCTTCATATTTTGCAGAACATAAGAAATGGGTTCGCCGTGTTAGAATCTGATGCCAAGCTTAACGAGGACGCAATGACCAGGAGCATAATGGACTCCTACTTTCCTTTGTTCAATATTCCCTTTGGACCATCTTTTGAGGCTGATTTCATCGAATCAATTCTAAAAATGGGTCAGATTAGTGTCAAGACAGGATTCCAAGGTGTAATTAGGAGAAATTGTGGTAGGTTTTAG